The Solanum pennellii chromosome 11, SPENNV200 genome contains a region encoding:
- the LOC107003343 gene encoding protein SKIP34 produces MCYGGQRLPSKDDLTDPTRRTRTLPAANENAVVVENLRDRLAETEARLERARAREAELSRQLEEMKRYVCVMEILECYLKRRYREQQVRNLAVVNSK; encoded by the coding sequence ATGTGTTACGGCGGTCAACGATTACCGTCAAAAGACGACTTAACCGACCCGACCCGCCGGACCCGAACTTTACCGGCGGCGAACGAGAACGCAGTGGTAGTTGAAAATCTTCGGGACCGGTTAGCTGAGACGGAGGCGCGGCTGGAACGAGCTAGGGCTCGGGAAGCGGAGCTGAGCCGGCAGCTGGAAGAGATGAAGAGGTACGTCTGCGTTATGGAAATTCTGGAATGTTACCTCAAGCGCCGATACAGGGAACAGCAAGTTAGAAACCTAGCAGTGGTAAATTCGAAGTAA
- the LOC107004694 gene encoding protein ecdysoneless homolog, whose amino-acid sequence MAEQDPYANIFSQKNSRLADDTVFFSIYPDFTLNPTSPPTSITSQLQSLHLQILQTLSPFTSNYIWQHEPFTLTLSPGPTPPHLSGKLRYGDNLEDEWFVVFLLFETSKHFPSVSIRVWDSDGEFLLIETAFYLPRWVNPDTAMNRVFIRGGFLHIIPNSVIPTIPSIHEALNLLRNESSTRAPEGVQRQLENRLKEYPNRAEKNVHKVRVRVPVSVAKVLKHEPCLIALAVEGFYDRDIDTMKFAAEMERFLGNGGSGEELVRVLVRMSRAMYAQLVQQTFQAPKCYPALPPRSDVGAYMEAELGMKIACGFEMIYQLKKRQGMEGKGSTWDAFRLSLERSGYFEGLLPGSKEYKRLMQNAEEYYKNSSLHARESGILSAPVRRIDEILALPDSADDFKDQELPPSDDDSWLYGGEDELNSVLQERQKEMELYNSKRKQKSKEQDGPSNHSDNFDLKDISKSMQAFVTKVASYEGAEVPEDRNVKEVDFDVDHFMKDLESFMRGQGNEDIGSDVDIEEGSSSDMEFDESEDESDIGEPHDDNDEGGAAFMHSYSDTLNEELKGTTLSNTFVRANGESIKKDEGTSTAAENMEEEDFSPVDVDFNLVKNFLDSFSSQDGLPGPASNLLGLMGLQLPPDASKGK is encoded by the exons ATGGCGGAGCAAGACCCTTACGCCAACATCTTCTCCCAGAAAAACTCCCGTCTAGCTGACGACACGGTATTCTTCTCCATATACCCAGACTTTACCTTAAACCCCACTTCTCCTCCAACCTCCATAACTTCTCAACTCCAATCCCTTCACCTCCAAATCCTCCAAACTCTCTCCCCTTTCACTTCCAATTACATATGGCAACACGAACCCTTCACCCTCACCCTTTCCCCCGGCCCCACCCCTCCCCATCTCTCCGGCAAACTCCGGTACGGGGACAACCTCGAAGACGAATGGTTCGTCGTATTCCTCCTTTTCGAAACCTCAAAACACTTCCCTAGTGTGTCAATTCGTGTTTGGGATAGTGACGGGGAGTTCTTATTGATCGAAACTGCATTTTATCTCCCCCGTTGGGTTAACCCTGATACAGCAATGAACCGTGTTTTTATCAGAGGTGGGTTTCTTCATATTATCCCTAATTCGGTAATACCCACAATCCCATCAATCCACGAGGCGTTAAATTTGTTAAGGAATGAGAGTAGTACTAGAGCACCTGAAGGAGTGCAGCGTCAGTTAGAGAATAGGTTGAAGGAGTATCCCAATAGAGCGGAGAAGAATGTGcataaggttagggttagggttccgGTGTCAGTTGCAAAAGTGTTAAAGCATGAGCCTTGTTTGATTGCGCTTGCGGTGGAAGGATTTTACGATAGGGATATTGATACAATGAAGTTCGCGGCGGAGATGGAGAGGTTTTTGGGGAATGGGGGTAGTGGGGAGGAGCTGGTTCGAGTTTTGGTTAGGATGTCTAGGGCAATGTATGCACAGTTGGTGCAGCAGACATTTCAGGCGCCGAAATGTTATCCGGCTTTGCCACCCAGGAGTGATGTGGGTGCTTATATGGAAGCTGAGCTGGGAATGAAGATTGCTTGTGGATTTGAGATGATTTATCAGTTGAAAAAGAGGCAGGGCATGGAGGGAAAAGGGAGTACATGGGATGCGTTTAGGCTGAGTCTAGAACGGAGTGGGTACTTCGAAGGGCTGTTGCCAGGATCGAAGGAGTATAAAAGATTGATGCAGAATGCTGAGGAGTATTACAAGAATAGTTCACTGCATGCGAGAGAAAG tggTATACTAAGTGCTCCAGTGCGAAGAATCGATGAGATCCTTGCCCTTCCTGATTCTGCTGATGACTTTAAGGATCAGGAGCTACCGCCATCTGATGATGATTCATGGCTTTATGGTGGAGAGGATGAGCTAAATTCCGTTCTTCAAGAGAGGCAAAAGGAGATGGAACTATACAATTCAAAAAGGAAACAGAAATCAAAAGAGCAGGATGGGCCCAGCAATCATTCTGATAATTTTGATCTAAAAGATATATCGAAGTCTATGCAAGCATTTGTCACAAAAGTGGCCAGTTATGAAGGTGCAGAGGTTCCAGAGGACAG GAATGTAAAGGAAGTGGACTTTGATGTCGATCACTTTATGAAAGACCTGGAATCGTTTATGAGGGGTCAGGGCAATGAAGACATTGGCAGTGATGTTGATATTGAAGAAGGGTCATCATCAGATATGGAGTTTG ATGAATCTGAAGATGAGAGTGATATTGGCGAGCcacatgatgataatgatgaggGAGGTGCTGCTTTCATGCATTCGTATTCGGACACTCTGAATGAAGAACTGAAAGGCACCACACTAAGTAATACCTTTGTCCGCGCAAATGGAGAGTCCATAAAGAAAGATGAG GGAACATCTACTGCTGCAGAAAACATGGAAGAGGAGGATTTCAGTCCTGTAGATGTTGATTTCAATCTTGTAAAGAATTTCCTGGATTCGTTTTCTTCTCAAGATGGACTTCCAGGACCTGCTTCTAACTTGCTTGGACTTATGGGTCTACAGCTACCACCAGATGCTAGCAAAGGGAAATAA